One Neisseria sp. Marseille-Q5346 genomic region harbors:
- a CDS encoding NUDIX hydrolase gives MDLKETKLSSEPIYEGSFVTISRDRVRLPNGNESQRVVIRHPGAACVLAETEDGKVVLVRQWRYAADQATLELPAGKLDVADEDPAECALRELAEETPYVADSVKLLYSFYTAVGFCDEKMYLYQAQGVRLGSELSNDEDEITETVLMSKEEVRNALANNEIKDGKTLIGLQYWLTQN, from the coding sequence ATGGATTTGAAAGAAACTAAATTAAGCAGTGAGCCAATCTACGAAGGTTCTTTTGTTACCATCAGCCGCGATCGGGTTCGCCTGCCCAACGGCAACGAAAGCCAACGAGTTGTGATCCGTCATCCGGGTGCTGCATGTGTGTTGGCTGAAACGGAAGACGGTAAAGTTGTTTTGGTACGCCAATGGCGTTATGCCGCCGATCAGGCGACGTTGGAATTGCCGGCGGGTAAATTGGATGTGGCGGACGAAGATCCTGCCGAATGCGCTTTGCGTGAGTTGGCGGAAGAAACGCCATATGTCGCCGATAGCGTTAAACTGTTGTACTCCTTTTATACTGCAGTCGGTTTTTGCGATGAAAAAATGTATCTCTACCAAGCGCAAGGCGTGCGTTTGGGTAGCGAATTGAGCAATGATGAAGATGAAATTACAGAAACCGTCCTGATGAGCAAGGAAGAGGTGCGCAATGCATTGGCAAATAATGAAATCAAAGATGGTAAGACTTTGATTGGTTTGCAGTATTGGTTGACTCAGAATTGA
- a CDS encoding alpha/beta hydrolase: MLKPDIIQIPGPAGLLETIYLPSTQESARGVAVINHPNPLQGGTNTNKVIQTAAKALSQLGFHCYLPNLRGVGNSEGEHDYGRGETQDCIAVIDYARAQHPDAPQFVLAGFSFGGYVSTFAAQERTPDLLLLMGAAVHHYTDRPEPSDVPDVAKTLMIHGAEDEVVEINKALTWAEPQGLPVITIAGSSHFFHGKLIVLRDTITRFAPALLG, translated from the coding sequence ATGCTCAAACCCGACATCATTCAAATCCCCGGCCCGGCCGGTTTGCTGGAAACCATCTACCTGCCAAGCACACAAGAATCCGCCCGCGGCGTTGCCGTCATCAACCACCCCAATCCCCTGCAAGGCGGCACCAACACCAACAAAGTCATCCAAACCGCCGCCAAAGCCCTCAGCCAACTCGGTTTTCATTGCTACCTGCCCAATTTGCGCGGCGTAGGCAATAGCGAAGGCGAACACGATTACGGCCGCGGCGAAACGCAAGACTGTATTGCCGTTATCGACTACGCCCGCGCTCAACATCCTGATGCGCCGCAATTCGTACTGGCCGGTTTCTCATTCGGCGGCTACGTTTCCACCTTTGCCGCCCAAGAACGCACGCCTGATTTGTTGTTACTGATGGGCGCAGCCGTCCATCACTACACCGATCGCCCGGAACCATCAGACGTTCCCGATGTCGCCAAAACATTGATGATTCATGGTGCGGAAGACGAAGTCGTCGAAATCAACAAAGCCCTGACCTGGGCAGAACCACAAGGCCTGCCTGTTATAACCATTGCCGGTTCGTCCCACTTCTTCCATGGTAAACTCATCGTTTTGCGCGATACGATTACACGGTTTGCACCGGCTTTATTAGGTTAA
- a CDS encoding polyamine aminopropyltransferase yields the protein MPPRHPYRRLRPAKSHLPEVGISEEGNIRSLHLGSDTIQSSMNVDHPSELVLSYSRAMMGWLLFAETPPKHITQIGLGGGSFARWIDSYLPHTKQTAIDINPQVIAVARSLFELPHEGENFEIIEADGAEYIKVFRHNTDVILVDGFDGEQIIDALVEEPFFQDCRNALSPDGVFVTNWWSGDQRYQRFVERLLNVFDGRVLELPAESHGNVAVMAFQSSPKEQNLDNLKKRAEKLSEKYGLDFKRMLADLKANNQNNGKNFYL from the coding sequence TGCCGCCCCGCCATCCTTACCGCCGCCTACGCCCAGCCAAATCCCATCTGCCCGAAGTCGGCATTTCCGAAGAAGGTAATATCCGTTCCCTGCACTTGGGCAGCGACACCATTCAAAGCTCCATGAATGTCGATCACCCGTCCGAGCTGGTGTTGTCGTACAGCCGCGCCATGATGGGTTGGCTGCTGTTTGCAGAAACCCCGCCCAAACACATCACCCAAATCGGCTTGGGCGGCGGCTCGTTTGCCCGTTGGATAGATAGCTATCTGCCCCACACCAAGCAAACCGCCATTGACATCAATCCGCAAGTCATCGCCGTAGCGCGCAGCCTGTTTGAATTGCCGCACGAAGGCGAAAATTTTGAAATTATCGAGGCGGATGGTGCGGAATATATTAAAGTGTTCCGCCACAATACCGATGTGATTTTGGTAGATGGTTTTGACGGCGAACAGATTATCGATGCTTTGGTGGAAGAACCCTTCTTCCAAGACTGCCGCAATGCCCTCTCTCCAGACGGCGTATTTGTTACCAACTGGTGGAGCGGCGATCAGCGTTATCAACGCTTTGTCGAACGCCTGCTCAACGTCTTTGACGGCCGCGTGCTCGAGCTGCCTGCCGAAAGCCACGGTAACGTAGCGGTCATGGCGTTCCAAAGCAGCCCCAAAGAGCAAAATCTTGACAACCTGAAAAAACGCGCCGAAAAATTAAGCGAAAAATACGGCTTGGACTTCAAACGGATGCTTGCTGATTTGAAAGCCAACAATCAAAACAACGGCAAGAATTTTTATCTGTAA